The nucleotide window TCAGCCTCCTGGAGGACTTCTATGGGATAGCCCTTTTTCTGGCAGAAGTTGGGGATAGTGTTCTTGGCAGCCGGTTCGTAGTCGCACATGACCTCCAGAACCTGTCCTTTTGAGAGGCCTTTCAGGGAGTCCCTGGTTTCTATGAGCGTGTAGGGACATATTTTTCCGCGGATATCAACCGATTGTTCAGGCTGTTTTTCTCGTAAGGAAGACATTGCTTCTAACGTACCTTCCGGCTAGGCAAAATTTATAACCTTGTTATGGACTATCAGCTCCACAAGCTGGTCGTAATCTATGAAGTCAACGTCCTCATGGAAACGGTCTTCCAGTCCCCTCTTTAGAACGTCGTCCTTCAGCACGTGAACCTTAACCTTCGACCCCACAAAACGCCGGGCGTCAAGGTATATGCCGTCCTGTATGAGGACTACCTGCGCGTCTGCGTCCAGCTTTGCAATCTTCAGGCCGTTCTCTCCGTAAGGCTTGTTTATCAGGTACAGGTTAGCCATCTGGATGTCTCCTAGAAATCCATAACGAAATCGGCTGTCCGGATGAGCTTCAGAATCTCTTTTCGAGGAACTATTTCAAACTCGGTGCCAACGTCCCTCTCTTTTATACGACGCTCTTTCAGGGACTCTCTTTCCACTAACAGCTTGGCCCCTTCCTGTTTCTGGAGGGACGTTATATATCTTTCCGTGTCTTTTCTGTTCACGCCGTGCAGGGTAAAGTATACGCCGTCGCCCAGGTAGGCCACGGTGGCGACATTTTCGTCAATACCGCTTGTAATACCCACGGCCGCCCTCAAGCCCTCTGTGTAAAAGACATTACCGAAGGGAGCCTGGTTTATCGTTATGAGTACCGTTCTCTGTGCCACAGAAAGTCCCCTATAGTGTGATGAGGCTGTCTACCTCGCTGACCATTTCCGCAAAGTCGGGCAGCCCGCCCACCACCACGCCTTCGATATAGTCCTTCCCCTTCTCCAGGCCGCGCGCGTTGACGCATACGCCGCATGCCACAATAGTCGCCCCCTTCCGCACCAGCTCCTCAAAGCGGTCCTTGGGCACTACATCCATGTCGGGAAAGGTCTGCAGCTTTATGGGGTTGTACACGCCGTCAAGGTAGAGGAACATCTTTATCTCATGACCCTTATCAAGGGCGCTGCTGGCAATATTGCAGGCCGTCTCCCAGTTCTCAAACTGGTAAGGACCAAGGGTAAGCAGCATGCCTATTTTTGCCATGTTAAAAAATACCCCCCGCTAGAAATGTACCTGACAGAACTCCTGGTAATCAATGAGCTCCTTAATGGTCGGATTCTCGCCGCAGACCGGACACTTCGGGTTCTTGCGGATACGTACCTTGCTGAACTCCATGGTTAACGCGTTGTAGAGCAGGAGCTGTCCTTTCAGGAGTGTCCCCTTGCCCAGGAGGAGTTTTATTATCTCCGTGGCCTGAATGGAGCCCACCACGCCGGGTAAGACCCCAAGGACCCCCGCTTCCTGACAGGAGGGCACAAGCTCGGCCGGCGGAGGCATTTCAAACAAACATCTGTAGCACGCCGTC belongs to Candidatus Bathyanammoxibius amoris and includes:
- a CDS encoding sulfurtransferase TusA family protein, which codes for MSSLREKQPEQSVDIRGKICPYTLIETRDSLKGLSKGQVLEVMCDYEPAAKNTIPNFCQKKGYPIEVLQEADDLWKILIEKAD
- a CDS encoding DsrE family protein; translated protein: MAQRTVLITINQAPFGNVFYTEGLRAAVGITSGIDENVATVAYLGDGVYFTLHGVNRKDTERYITSLQKQEGAKLLVERESLKERRIKERDVGTEFEIVPRKEILKLIRTADFVMDF
- a CDS encoding DsrE family protein, coding for MAKIGMLLTLGPYQFENWETACNIASSALDKGHEIKMFLYLDGVYNPIKLQTFPDMDVVPKDRFEELVRKGATIVACGVCVNARGLEKGKDYIEGVVVGGLPDFAEMVSEVDSLITL